The Gemmatimonadaceae bacterium sequence CCGGGATGGCCAGCGGCTGGGGCGATCCGCCGGGTGAGAGCTCCGCGAGCCTTCCGATCTGCGCGTTGCCGCCGGGGGCGAATACCAGCATCCCCGTAGGGGCGACATCGTAGTCCGCCGACCCGACTCCGCCCGCCCGGATACCCGTAAGCAGCGAAACCGATCGGCCCACGGTTTGGGTGGCTGGGTCGTACCGCGCGGCACGCAGTTCGCCTTGAGAAACCTGGTAGACCAGGTATCGGCCGTCGACGAGACGAAACTCGAAGCCCGCCAGCGGGATCGAGGGCTGCCCGCCGGCGGTCCGCGTCTTCAGAGCCCAGACCCCGCCGGTGGCGGGGTCGACAACCCAGCCCACCCCGCGGAAGGTGCACAACATCCGGCGTTGGTCGGGCACCCAGCTGCCGTCGAAGCACCACGGAACGCGGTGGGTGTCGACCGTCCCCGCATCCGGATCGATACGCCGGAAGCGGAGACCGCCCTGGTCGACCACGAGCAGCGTCGTGGGCGTGATCCAGTCGAGGGCGTAGGGGTCGCCGTCGAAATCGGCGATGGCGCGCGGCTGCCCGCCCGCCATGGCAACGGTCATCAGGCTCGTGCGAGCGACGAACGCCAGCCGCGATCCGTCGGGAGAGATGCGCGGAGCGCTGGCGCCCTCGGTGCCCTGGATGGGCGCCGCGCTCGTGTCGCGGAGGCTGCGGCGCCAGAGCATCGTCGAGTTCCCCTGCTTGACCACGTACACGGCCACATGTCCGTCCGGCGAGAGCGAGATGCCGCGGAGCGGAGAGCCGTACGGCGTACTCGGCGTGAAGCCGGCGAAATCCATCGCAGCGCTATCGGGGAGCGCGACGTCGTAGACCTCCGGTCCATTCCCGCGGCCGCGGTGAACGAGTGCCCACGCCATGATGCCCAGCGAGAGGACGGCAACGGCCGCGAGCGCAAGCGTGCGAGGGTCACGCTGCCAGATCCGCGCGCCGTGCGCGGCCGCGGCCGTCGATTCCCTTTGCGTCGTTGCGAAGTGCGGATCGGCGAGCGCATCCGCAAACGACTTCGCGCTCTCGAACCGGTCGGCGGGGAGCTTCTCCAGTGCCTTCCCGAGCGCGGCCGCCACGTTCGCCGGGACCGACTTCCGCATTTGCGTGACCGGCGCCGCGTCCTCGGTCACGATCTTCATGATGATCTGCTGCGCCGAGGCCCCCACGTGCGGCGGATTTCCCGTGAGCATCTCGTACAGCACGCTCGCCAGGGAGTAGATGTCGGCGCGGTTGGTGATGTCCTTCTCCGCCGTCGCCTGCTCGGGACTCATGTAGTGCGGCGTGCCGAGCGAGAGACCGGTTTCCGTCATCCGCCCACCGCCCGCGGCGCTCACCGCCAGCGCGATCCCGAAGTCGGCCACCATCGGCCGCCCGTCGTGCAGCAGG is a genomic window containing:
- a CDS encoding protein kinase encodes the protein MTVAPDRLAAALADRYRIERELGQGGMATVYLAEDLKHHRQVAIKVLKPELAAVLGADRFVQEITTTAQLQHPHILPLFDSGSADGFLYYVMPYVEGETLRDKLNRETQLGVDEAVKITREVADALDYAHRRGVIHRDIKPENILLHDGRPMVADFGIALAVSAAGGGRMTETGLSLGTPHYMSPEQATAEKDITNRADIYSLASVLYEMLTGNPPHVGASAQQIIMKIVTEDAAPVTQMRKSVPANVAAALGKALEKLPADRFESAKSFADALADPHFATTQRESTAAAAHGARIWQRDPRTLALAAVAVLSLGIMAWALVHRGRGNGPEVYDVALPDSAAMDFAGFTPSTPYGSPLRGISLSPDGHVAVYVVKQGNSTMLWRRSLRDTSAAPIQGTEGASAPRISPDGSRLAFVARTSLMTVAMAGGQPRAIADFDGDPYALDWITPTTLLVVDQGGLRFRRIDPDAGTVDTHRVPWCFDGSWVPDQRRMLCTFRGVGWVVDPATGGVWALKTRTAGGQPSIPLAGFEFRLVDGRYLVYQVSQGELRAARYDPATQTVGRSVSLLTGIRAGGVGSADYDVAPTGMLVFAPGGNAQIGRLAELSPGGSPQPLAIPADAYQRWDVSHDRRWLAAVVGGPGYYELRIYNLRSGQSFAWLRAAYVDQPLWGADDSTLIVEVQDSAGAAILRGAPASAAAPDTIYASHDADAVPTLLDWSAPHQALGAIGTTHRIVRFDPLARTARFDTIARDRIYAMTSPDGRHIVFSQLAGSRVVLTANPPGSWERQVATSAVEPIWLSNSEILYRSGFTWYAVQIDPPTGEPFGTASVWGADPRFSDTFGWSNRPDWEGGIVYLQGPQDRGATYLRVIPRWSTSMERAVDAANR